A portion of the endosymbiont of Galathealinum brachiosum genome contains these proteins:
- the raiA gene encoding ribosome-associated translation inhibitor RaiA produces MQLNLTGHHIEITDSLRNYVDEKMERIERHFDKVTNTHVILTVENVRHKAEATVNMRGNNIFAESTEDNMYAAIDSLTDKLDRQVKKHKEKITDHHQKESIPLVDTEEE; encoded by the coding sequence ATGCAACTCAATTTAACTGGACACCACATAGAGATAACCGATTCACTTCGCAACTATGTAGATGAAAAGATGGAACGCATTGAGCGTCATTTCGACAAGGTCACTAATACCCACGTGATTCTGACAGTTGAAAATGTACGCCATAAAGCGGAAGCCACCGTTAATATGCGCGGCAATAATATCTTTGCTGAAAGCACTGAAGATAATATGTATGCAGCCATTGACAGTCTGACGGATAAGCTTGACCGGCAAGTTAAAAAACACAAAGAAAAAATAACCGACCATCATCAGAAAGAAAGTATTCCACTGGTGGATACGGAAGAAGAATAA
- a CDS encoding PTS sugar transporter subunit IIA — translation MEISQLITPERVQCLGGIKSKKRALESLSQLLASGVIGVDPTDIFHQLIERERLGSTGLGHGVALPHGRFSPSQDDSDDAQFDLGMTPKMTLGCFIKLDQGVDFDSPDAKPADLLFGLLVPEHCTDEHLQVLAALAQMFSDTEFCEQLRNTKTNEELYTMLSSWKQSHQEAS, via the coding sequence ATGGAGATCAGCCAGCTAATTACACCTGAACGAGTTCAATGCCTTGGTGGTATTAAGAGCAAGAAACGTGCGCTTGAATCACTCAGTCAGCTGCTTGCTTCAGGTGTCATTGGCGTTGATCCAACCGATATTTTTCATCAACTTATTGAACGAGAACGCCTGGGTTCAACCGGTCTTGGTCATGGTGTAGCACTACCCCATGGGCGATTCTCTCCATCACAGGATGATTCAGATGATGCTCAGTTTGATCTGGGTATGACTCCTAAGATGACCCTGGGCTGTTTTATTAAACTGGATCAGGGCGTAGATTTTGACAGCCCGGATGCAAAACCCGCAGATTTACTATTTGGTCTGCTGGTTCCTGAACACTGCACAGATGAACATTTACAGGTTCTGGCTGCACTAGCGCAAATGTTCAGTGATACAGAATTTTGTGAGCAACTACGAAACACTAAGACCAATGAAGAGTTATACACAATGCTCTCTAGCTGGAAGCAATCTCATCAGGAAGCATCCTGA
- the hprK gene encoding HPr(Ser) kinase/phosphatase, whose amino-acid sequence MLEQITPLDLFHYLQKNIDIKWLAGKAHSTRAIKKSLHLNQQSTLVGHLNLIHPNRIQVIGKKEWHYLNKLKQQSNRSLSEIFSRRTAAIVFTNGQTVPDEMIQLADEKMTPLFQSDLYSGDFIDSIRFYLSDLLAEKITLHGVFMEVMGSGVLITGESSIGKSELALELITRGHRLIADDAPIFTRIGPNLLDGSCPEVLKNFMEVRGLGVLDIRAMYGENAIKPNKHLRLIIHLERMTPENQQQLDRLYGSRSIKTILEVPVTEIKLPVASGRNLAVMVEAAVRNHILIENGHNASDEFILRQQQHMNNSN is encoded by the coding sequence ATGCTTGAACAGATAACGCCCCTGGATTTATTCCATTACCTACAGAAAAACATCGATATAAAGTGGCTAGCAGGTAAAGCCCACTCTACACGAGCGATTAAAAAATCTTTACACCTTAACCAGCAATCAACGCTGGTTGGGCACCTGAACTTAATTCATCCCAACAGAATTCAGGTAATTGGCAAAAAAGAATGGCACTACCTTAACAAACTCAAACAACAGTCAAACCGTTCATTAAGTGAAATTTTTTCACGGCGCACTGCTGCTATTGTTTTCACTAACGGGCAAACCGTGCCTGATGAAATGATCCAGCTTGCAGATGAAAAAATGACCCCCCTGTTTCAAAGTGATCTGTACAGTGGGGATTTTATAGATTCTATTCGTTTTTATCTATCGGATCTGCTTGCTGAAAAAATCACATTACATGGTGTCTTTATGGAGGTAATGGGTAGCGGTGTATTAATTACCGGTGAAAGCAGCATTGGAAAAAGCGAACTGGCTCTGGAGTTAATTACCCGTGGGCACCGTTTAATCGCTGATGATGCTCCCATATTCACTCGAATCGGTCCAAACTTACTCGATGGTAGCTGCCCTGAAGTGCTGAAAAATTTTATGGAAGTTAGGGGTCTGGGAGTATTGGACATTCGCGCCATGTACGGCGAAAATGCCATTAAACCAAATAAACATCTTAGACTTATTATTCATCTGGAGCGAATGACACCAGAAAACCAGCAACAACTGGACAGGCTTTACGGTTCCCGATCTATTAAAACAATACTTGAAGTGCCCGTTACTGAAATTAAACTACCGGTTGCCTCCGGTCGAAATCTGGCGGTTATGGTTGAAGCAGCCGTACGCAACCATATATTGATAGAGAACGGGCATAATGCCAGTGATGAATTTATACTAAGACAACAACAACATATGAATAACAGCAATTAA
- a CDS encoding RNase adapter RapZ codes for MKLIIISGLSGSGKTVALHTLEDEGFYCVDNFPLGLLNDFTDHINNQQIQIYQEVAVGIDARSGANDLKRFNQIIKAIKNKKIEVEVIYFQAEINELIKRFSDTRRRHPLTRKGIPLAEAIDIERNLLLPISQDADLCLDTTHTNVHQLRAIVKDRVVSRKNQELSILFQSFGFKHNTPTDSDFVFDVRCLPNPHWEPALRQLTGQDPEVQEFFRSQDDVADMFNHIRNFMEYWIPKFAEQSRYYLTVSIGCTGGQHRSVYITEQLNHYFRDKFTNVSLRHREME; via the coding sequence ATGAAATTAATAATCATTAGCGGCCTCTCGGGTTCGGGTAAAACAGTCGCCTTGCACACGCTGGAGGACGAGGGTTTTTATTGTGTCGACAATTTCCCATTAGGTCTTTTAAACGACTTTACAGACCATATAAATAATCAGCAAATACAAATTTATCAGGAAGTGGCCGTTGGTATAGATGCACGTAGTGGCGCTAATGATTTAAAGCGATTCAATCAAATCATTAAAGCCATAAAAAATAAAAAAATTGAAGTTGAAGTAATTTATTTTCAGGCAGAAATTAATGAACTAATAAAACGCTTTAGCGACACTCGTCGTCGTCACCCTTTAACTCGAAAAGGCATTCCATTAGCAGAAGCCATTGATATAGAGCGCAACCTGTTATTGCCGATTTCACAGGATGCAGACCTTTGTCTGGACACTACACACACCAATGTTCACCAGCTCAGAGCTATTGTAAAAGACAGAGTCGTTTCCAGAAAGAACCAGGAACTATCAATCCTTTTCCAGTCATTTGGTTTCAAACATAACACACCAACTGATTCTGATTTTGTATTTGATGTTCGCTGTCTACCAAATCCTCACTGGGAACCAGCACTGCGCCAACTTACCGGACAGGACCCGGAAGTTCAGGAGTTTTTCAGAAGCCAGGATGATGTTGCTGACATGTTTAATCACATCAGAAATTTTATGGAATACTGGATACCAAAATTTGCAGAACAAAGCCGTTATTACCTGACCGTTTCAATAGGCTGCACCGGTGGTCAGCATCGTTCTGTCTATATTACAGAACAGCTAAACCATTATTTTCGTGATAAATTTACTAATGTTTCACTACGCCATCGTGAGATGGAATAA
- a CDS encoding PTS fructose transporter subunit IIA — translation MSVGLLLITHKNIASSLLETARQMLDTCPLATRALEVPLDYPVADILSQAKEHIGTLDTGNGVLILTDIYGSTPANIGKQLCEDFNCTLVAGINLPMLVRILNYPQLNMTSMALKAVSGGHDGILLCECQDETK, via the coding sequence ATGAGTGTCGGACTACTACTTATTACACATAAAAACATTGCTTCAAGCTTGCTAGAAACAGCCAGACAAATGTTAGACACATGTCCGTTAGCAACCCGTGCGCTCGAAGTGCCACTTGATTACCCTGTTGCAGATATTTTATCCCAGGCAAAAGAACATATAGGCACACTGGACACAGGCAATGGCGTATTAATTTTGACAGACATTTATGGATCAACACCAGCCAACATAGGCAAACAACTATGCGAGGATTTTAATTGCACACTTGTTGCGGGTATTAATTTACCCATGCTTGTTCGCATATTAAATTACCCTCAACTGAACATGACAAGCATGGCACTAAAAGCGGTAAGTGGTGGACACGACGGTATCTTGTTATGTGAGTGTCAGGATGAAACAAAATAA
- a CDS encoding HPr family phosphocarrier protein: MGQINQDIEIINKLGMHARAAAKFVSIASGFSSHVDVEKNGQRINGKSIMGVMMLAAGKGSFITLHIDGDDSEACVSALSNLINNRFDEDE; the protein is encoded by the coding sequence ATGGGACAGATAAATCAGGATATTGAAATCATAAATAAACTGGGCATGCATGCTCGAGCAGCAGCAAAATTTGTCAGTATTGCTTCGGGGTTTTCCAGCCATGTTGATGTAGAGAAAAACGGCCAGCGAATTAATGGAAAAAGCATTATGGGTGTCATGATGTTAGCCGCGGGGAAAGGTAGTTTTATCACCTTACATATTGATGGTGATGATTCAGAGGCATGCGTCAGTGCACTTTCTAATTTAATTAATAATCGTTTTGATGAGGACGAGTAA
- the ptsP gene encoding phosphoenolpyruvate--protein phosphotransferase — protein sequence MSSKLQGIGVSKGICIGPAYVYYRELPEVLEYSISKYSADDEIKRFEDARIEAQQQLNNIKNNIASDTPHDITLFIDTHLLMLDDPVLYEDTVSHIRARLCNAEWALQVQVERIVKVFDDMDDPYLKTRKDDIIHVTERIQRCLMNEPEFNHAEDKLDSDKLGDHLKDRIIVADDLTPADTLLMQHQKIAGFITEYGGPLSHTAILARNLGIPAIVGVHDAKHLIQANELIVLDGNTGTIHINPAKKELTHFRSLMRDERQRRKLLFDLKNKPAKTKDGFKINLHGNIDRPADVRALRQYDHTGVGLYRTEMLFIEHNQLPSEEEQFETYRRALRSLKGHPLTIRTTDLGADKELANTTQHGPLVHNPALGLRAIRRCLKDPSMFLPQIKAILRTAGYGPTHMMIPMISCVSELEQALELIEQAKSELKSRRVRFDPEIKIGAMIEVPSAALVADSLASKLDFLSIGTNDLIQYTLAFDRIDDEVSYLYNPLHPAVLKLIQMTLNAGEAQGIRVSMCGEMASDTLYTRLLLGMGLQCFSVQANSLLDVKHIINHSEITHLRPLTEKIMSLSDPREIKLAVDELNQQFS from the coding sequence ATGTCTTCTAAACTTCAGGGAATAGGTGTTTCCAAAGGCATATGCATAGGCCCTGCTTATGTATATTACCGTGAATTGCCCGAAGTTTTAGAATACTCCATTTCAAAGTATTCAGCTGATGATGAAATAAAACGCTTTGAAGATGCACGAATAGAAGCACAGCAACAATTAAATAATATTAAAAACAATATCGCCAGTGATACGCCTCACGATATAACTCTATTTATTGATACACACTTACTGATGCTTGATGATCCTGTTTTATATGAGGATACGGTCAGTCATATTCGTGCTCGTTTATGCAATGCTGAATGGGCTTTACAGGTTCAGGTTGAACGAATAGTGAAAGTATTCGATGACATGGACGATCCATATTTAAAAACACGTAAAGACGATATCATTCATGTAACCGAACGCATTCAACGCTGCCTGATGAATGAACCGGAGTTTAATCACGCTGAAGACAAACTGGATTCGGATAAACTGGGTGATCATTTAAAAGATCGAATTATTGTTGCTGATGATCTAACACCAGCCGATACATTATTAATGCAACATCAGAAAATTGCCGGATTCATAACTGAATACGGTGGTCCATTATCACACACTGCAATACTTGCGCGTAACCTGGGTATACCCGCCATTGTTGGTGTTCATGATGCAAAACACCTGATTCAGGCAAATGAATTAATTGTACTCGACGGAAATACCGGCACGATTCATATCAATCCGGCGAAAAAAGAATTAACGCATTTTAGAAGCCTGATGCGCGATGAACGTCAACGACGCAAACTTTTATTCGATTTAAAAAACAAACCTGCAAAAACAAAAGATGGTTTTAAAATAAATCTACATGGCAATATTGATCGTCCAGCAGATGTACGTGCTTTACGTCAGTATGACCACACAGGTGTAGGTTTATATCGAACCGAAATGCTCTTTATTGAACATAACCAGCTCCCCAGCGAAGAGGAACAATTTGAAACCTACCGTCGTGCACTTCGCTCATTAAAGGGGCATCCCCTTACTATTCGCACAACCGATTTAGGTGCAGATAAAGAGCTTGCCAATACCACCCAACATGGCCCACTGGTACATAACCCTGCTTTAGGGTTACGTGCAATCAGGCGATGCCTGAAAGATCCATCAATGTTTTTACCGCAAATAAAAGCTATATTACGCACTGCCGGATATGGCCCGACTCATATGATGATACCAATGATAAGTTGTGTATCAGAACTGGAACAGGCGCTTGAACTTATTGAGCAGGCAAAGTCAGAATTAAAATCCCGCCGTGTTAGGTTTGATCCTGAAATTAAAATTGGTGCCATGATTGAAGTTCCATCAGCAGCACTGGTTGCAGATAGCCTTGCCAGTAAACTTGATTTTCTATCTATAGGCACCAATGATTTAATTCAATACACGCTCGCTTTTGACCGGATTGATGATGAAGTTAGTTACCTGTACAACCCATTACATCCTGCAGTATTAAAATTAATACAAATGACACTCAATGCAGGCGAGGCACAGGGTATTCGAGTTTCAATGTGCGGAGAAATGGCTTCAGACACATTGTATACACGTTTATTACTGGGCATGGGGCTGCAATGCTTTAGTGTACAGGCTAACAGTTTACTGGATGTTAAACACATTATTAACCACAGTGAAATAACCCATCTACGCCCACTTACAGAAAAAATTATGAGTCTGTCTGATCCACGCGAAATTAAACTCGCAGTTGATGAATTAAATCAACAATTCTCGTAA
- the mgtE gene encoding magnesium transporter, with the protein MVDSTDITEKTEQQLQALSEALESGTLHHAKGMLNALHPAEIAHLLESLPSHERLVIWPLVSKDLEAEVLINLGDEIRHGLIKDMSPEQLVEVAEDLEVDDSADFVQSLPDSVIDQVLHSLDSQHRKMLESVLSFPEDSAGGMMNTDTITVRPEVTLDVVLRYLRLLGDIPKPTDHLIVVDRDNRYLGILALSELLINEPENTVEDIMDDQVTAIPSDMEDNDVAMVFEDLDLISAPVVDGNNMLLGRITVDDVVDVIREEADHSVLSMAGLNDEEDLFSPVLPSSRRRAIWLGINLITAFMASWVVSNFETTLERVVTVAILMNVVASMGGIAGSQTITLVIRSMALGQFARNNRWWVFNKEVMVGLFNGLIWAVVVALIATFWFDDYSVGLVIAAALIINLIFAAASGVAIPIILKKLHIDPAIAGSVILTTITDIVGLLAFLGLATIFLL; encoded by the coding sequence ATGGTAGACAGTACTGACATCACAGAAAAAACTGAACAACAGTTACAGGCTTTATCAGAAGCACTGGAGTCTGGCACTCTGCATCACGCAAAAGGTATGCTTAATGCCCTGCATCCTGCCGAAATTGCTCACCTTTTAGAATCTTTACCTTCCCACGAACGACTCGTCATCTGGCCACTTGTTTCCAAAGACCTGGAAGCCGAGGTACTCATTAATCTGGGTGATGAAATTCGTCACGGTTTAATCAAGGACATGTCACCCGAGCAGCTCGTAGAAGTTGCTGAAGATCTGGAAGTTGATGACTCTGCCGACTTTGTGCAATCACTGCCCGACTCTGTAATTGATCAGGTTTTACACTCACTGGATAGTCAGCACCGCAAAATGCTTGAATCTGTACTTTCTTTCCCGGAAGACAGCGCCGGCGGCATGATGAATACCGACACCATTACGGTGCGACCTGAAGTCACCCTGGATGTGGTATTACGCTATTTACGCCTACTGGGTGATATCCCGAAACCAACTGATCATCTTATCGTTGTTGACAGAGATAACCGCTATCTGGGTATCCTTGCATTATCAGAGTTACTCATTAATGAACCTGAAAATACAGTCGAAGATATTATGGATGATCAGGTTACTGCCATCCCGTCTGACATGGAGGACAACGATGTCGCCATGGTTTTCGAAGATCTGGATCTGATTTCAGCACCGGTCGTGGACGGCAACAATATGCTGCTCGGTCGAATCACAGTTGATGACGTAGTTGACGTTATTCGTGAAGAAGCCGATCACTCCGTATTAAGTATGGCCGGTTTGAATGATGAAGAAGACCTGTTTTCACCCGTATTACCTAGCTCACGTCGACGAGCTATCTGGTTAGGCATTAATTTAATTACTGCTTTTATGGCATCCTGGGTAGTCAGCAACTTTGAAACCACGCTTGAAAGAGTCGTCACCGTCGCCATTTTAATGAATGTAGTGGCCAGTATGGGCGGTATAGCTGGTAGTCAGACGATTACTCTTGTTATACGCAGTATGGCGTTAGGCCAGTTTGCTAGAAATAATCGCTGGTGGGTTTTCAATAAAGAAGTAATGGTAGGGCTCTTTAACGGTCTAATATGGGCCGTGGTTGTCGCACTTATCGCTACTTTCTGGTTTGATGACTACTCTGTTGGTCTGGTCATCGCTGCAGCACTGATCATAAATCTTATTTTTGCAGCTGCATCCGGAGTCGCCATCCCTATCATTCTGAAAAAATTGCACATCGACCCGGCGATCGCAGGCAGCGTTATATTAACCACCATTACAGATATTGTAGGTTTACTGGCCTTTCTTGGGCTAGCGACCATATTCCTGCTATAA
- a CDS encoding threonine synthase, whose amino-acid sequence MKFIETRGNDGQRPSHINFSEAILGPISSFGGIYSPESLPDLGEDFLQNHLDKDYKTLARDLLAAFEIDIDQDVIEKALSLYDEFDDNNNPVPVNKVYDDLYVSELYHGPTRAFKDMALQPFGLVLSALAQKRNENYLILAATSGDTGPAALETFKNRENVQVACLYPEGGTSDVQRLQMVTEDAKNLKVIGIHGDFDDAQKALKQLLGSDTFKQKLQEKNIFLSAANSVNFGRIIFQTIYHIHSYLELVRQKAITLGEKVYLNVPSGNFGNALGGYYAIQMGLPVEKILIASNNNNILTQLIKTGSYDLRNKSVIATTSPAMDILKSSNIERILFDLFGESRTRELMLQLDKENHYQLTDEELSEIQKIFVADYCNDDEGKKYIKDAFAKGYLMDPHTATCFKAYETCRDKPLKTIVYSTAEWTKFSPVIANALTGEVDTHDLDALKSIAKEASIEIPGVISDLFEKEIAQKTVIDKENIEAEILSFL is encoded by the coding sequence ATGAAATTTATCGAAACCCGCGGCAATGACGGACAGCGTCCAAGCCATATTAATTTTTCTGAAGCCATTCTAGGTCCTATATCTTCATTTGGCGGTATTTATTCACCCGAATCTTTGCCCGATCTAGGTGAAGATTTTTTACAGAATCATCTGGATAAAGACTACAAAACACTGGCTCGTGATTTACTCGCAGCATTTGAAATAGACATAGATCAGGATGTAATTGAAAAAGCGCTGAGCCTGTATGACGAGTTTGATGACAACAATAACCCGGTACCGGTTAATAAAGTCTATGACGACCTGTATGTAAGCGAGTTATACCACGGCCCTACCCGTGCATTTAAAGACATGGCATTACAACCTTTCGGCCTGGTTTTATCAGCACTTGCTCAGAAACGTAATGAAAATTACCTGATACTTGCAGCGACATCTGGCGACACCGGACCAGCAGCATTAGAAACATTTAAAAACCGTGAAAATGTGCAAGTTGCCTGCCTGTATCCTGAAGGCGGCACATCTGATGTACAGCGACTACAAATGGTAACAGAAGATGCGAAGAACCTTAAAGTAATCGGTATTCACGGTGATTTCGATGATGCCCAAAAAGCACTAAAACAACTTTTAGGCTCCGACACTTTCAAACAGAAATTACAGGAAAAAAACATATTTTTGTCAGCGGCTAACTCGGTAAACTTTGGCCGAATTATATTCCAGACTATTTACCATATTCATTCATATCTTGAACTGGTTCGCCAGAAAGCCATTACTTTAGGTGAAAAGGTATATTTAAATGTGCCAAGTGGTAACTTTGGAAATGCACTGGGTGGCTACTATGCAATACAAATGGGTTTACCAGTTGAGAAAATATTAATTGCATCTAACAACAATAATATTTTAACTCAACTAATTAAAACCGGTTCATACGACTTACGTAATAAATCAGTTATTGCAACTACCTCTCCTGCTATGGACATTTTAAAATCATCAAATATCGAACGTATATTATTTGATTTATTTGGTGAATCAAGAACCAGAGAACTGATGTTACAGCTGGACAAGGAAAACCACTATCAGCTCACTGATGAAGAGCTGTCAGAAATACAGAAAATTTTTGTTGCTGATTACTGTAATGATGACGAAGGGAAGAAATACATTAAAGATGCTTTTGCAAAAGGTTATTTAATGGACCCACACACAGCCACCTGTTTTAAAGCATATGAAACATGCAGAGATAAACCACTAAAAACCATTGTTTATTCAACTGCAGAGTGGACCAAGTTCTCACCAGTCATTGCTAATGCATTAACAGGTGAAGTTGATACCCATGACCTTGACGCATTAAAGTCTATCGCTAAAGAAGCCTCTATTGAGATACCTGGCGTTATCAGTGATTTATTTGAAAAAGAAATTGCGCAAAAAACAGTTATTGATAAGGAAAATATAGAAGCTGAAATACTGTCATTTCTCTAA
- a CDS encoding methylamine utilization protein, with translation MYKQMSLVVLLMSFSTLAFSEEYIVEQKGKVFSVKQLSIKVGDTVSFPNNDPFYHNVFSYSGTKKFDLGSYKKGDTRKVTFNKPGVIEVECAIHPKMHMTINVE, from the coding sequence ATGTATAAACAAATGTCTCTGGTCGTATTATTGATGAGTTTCTCAACTCTAGCTTTTTCAGAAGAATATATTGTCGAGCAAAAAGGTAAAGTTTTTTCAGTTAAGCAACTAAGTATTAAAGTAGGTGATACGGTTAGTTTTCCAAATAATGACCCTTTTTATCATAATGTTTTTAGCTATTCTGGCACTAAAAAGTTTGATTTGGGATCGTACAAAAAAGGCGATACCCGTAAAGTGACATTTAATAAACCCGGTGTGATTGAAGTGGAGTGTGCAATACACCCAAAGATGCACATGACGATAAATGTTGAATAA
- a CDS encoding sulfurtransferase: MSKVAVAGLAGQVLVDIHWLVKHQNDDGLVIVDARSYEEYKKGHIKGAVNIPVGDTFNPVSNTDRVGNLRHISALFSNAGIRNDHKIVIYDGNTYIDAGRVFWVLEVYGHKNVMLLDGGITGWSVYSGQSLSQVIVKPEKTVYIPAVEPERLVTKLSMHLALSDKRKVIIDARTKEEFTGIESIALRSGHIPNAVSIPWTENFIEIDGIKMLKPIEELQFIYNDIAQDKQVLLYCNKGKQSSLSYTILRQLGHDAAHYDGSWYEWGNDESLPIENIK, translated from the coding sequence ATGAGCAAAGTTGCTGTGGCCGGTCTGGCTGGTCAGGTTCTGGTCGATATTCACTGGTTAGTAAAGCATCAAAATGATGATGGTCTTGTTATTGTTGATGCGCGTAGTTATGAGGAGTACAAAAAGGGGCACATTAAAGGGGCGGTTAATATACCAGTAGGTGATACATTCAACCCTGTTAGCAATACAGATAGAGTCGGTAACCTTCGTCATATCAGTGCATTATTTAGTAATGCGGGTATACGAAATGATCATAAAATCGTGATTTATGACGGCAATACATATATTGATGCAGGGCGAGTGTTCTGGGTGCTTGAGGTTTATGGTCACAAAAATGTAATGTTACTTGATGGAGGTATAACGGGGTGGAGCGTCTATTCGGGACAGTCATTAAGTCAGGTAATCGTTAAACCTGAAAAAACAGTTTATATTCCCGCGGTTGAGCCTGAACGACTTGTCACAAAACTTAGTATGCATCTGGCACTGTCTGATAAGAGGAAAGTGATTATTGATGCCAGGACAAAAGAAGAATTTACTGGAATTGAGTCAATTGCATTACGATCAGGCCATATCCCTAATGCAGTGAGTATACCCTGGACAGAAAATTTCATTGAAATAGATGGTATTAAAATGCTTAAGCCAATAGAGGAGCTACAGTTTATTTACAATGATATCGCTCAGGATAAGCAGGTATTGCTCTATTGTAATAAAGGCAAGCAGTCTTCATTAAGTTACACGATTTTACGTCAACTGGGTCATGATGCTGCTCATTATGATGGTTCATGGTATGAGTGGGGAAATGATGAAAGCCTGCCTATAGAAAATATTAAATAA